Proteins from a single region of Methanoculleus taiwanensis:
- a CDS encoding nucleotide sugar dehydrogenase, whose translation MPCTRDESTGNEHPGDEDVPPAEEPAPGFPGTGLKGDDNVVLEDLTNKKVCVAGLGYVGLPLADSFSEHLPTIGFDIDQRKIAAIGAREENRLIATSDPTRIREADYVLLCVPTPVTRSKEPDMRFVTSVAEIVGRNLKPGAVVVLESTVYPGVTEEIVAPILERESGLRCGTDFKVGYSPERINPSDDAHTLDKITKIVSGMDAETTETLAALYGLVTTVYVAPDIMTAEAAKVIENVQRDLNIALMNELAIIFHRMGIDTAAVLKAAGTKWNFHQYTPGLVGGHCIPVDPYYLVYRAKELGYHPQVILAGRAINDYVPRHVADMVIKGLNEQGKVIKGSTVLIMGLTYKENVPDTRESPVKEIVAHLKEFGINVYGYDPLLSTSEMATFDLTPLEKIDVTADAVVVAVAHDQFRDLSLDQIGDIMNSSRVLVDVRGAFADRNPAADGFYYKRL comes from the coding sequence ATGCCCTGCACCAGAGACGAGTCGACGGGGAACGAGCACCCCGGCGACGAAGATGTACCGCCGGCGGAGGAACCCGCACCGGGATTCCCGGGAACAGGGCTGAAGGGAGACGATAACGTGGTTTTGGAAGATCTCACCAACAAAAAGGTCTGTGTCGCAGGCCTCGGCTACGTCGGCCTTCCGCTTGCCGACAGCTTTTCCGAGCACCTGCCGACAATCGGCTTTGATATCGACCAGAGGAAGATTGCTGCCATCGGAGCACGGGAGGAAAACCGGCTCATCGCCACATCCGACCCTACCCGGATACGCGAGGCGGACTATGTACTACTCTGCGTCCCGACACCCGTCACGCGGTCGAAGGAGCCGGATATGCGCTTTGTCACATCCGTTGCAGAGATCGTCGGGAGAAACCTAAAACCCGGAGCAGTCGTCGTCCTCGAGTCGACCGTCTATCCGGGCGTGACCGAGGAGATCGTCGCACCGATCCTCGAACGCGAATCGGGGCTCCGGTGCGGAACCGACTTTAAGGTCGGCTACTCCCCGGAGCGGATCAACCCGAGCGACGATGCCCACACCCTCGACAAGATCACCAAGATCGTCTCCGGGATGGATGCAGAGACGACGGAGACTCTCGCCGCCCTGTACGGACTTGTCACGACCGTCTACGTCGCACCCGATATCATGACCGCGGAGGCGGCAAAGGTGATCGAGAACGTGCAGCGCGATCTCAACATCGCCCTGATGAACGAACTTGCGATCATCTTCCACCGCATGGGCATCGATACGGCCGCGGTCCTGAAGGCGGCGGGGACGAAATGGAACTTCCACCAGTATACGCCGGGGCTTGTCGGCGGGCACTGTATTCCGGTCGATCCCTACTACCTCGTCTACCGGGCGAAGGAACTCGGGTATCACCCGCAGGTGATCCTCGCCGGACGGGCAATCAACGACTACGTTCCCCGGCACGTCGCCGACATGGTCATCAAGGGACTGAACGAGCAGGGAAAGGTCATCAAAGGGTCGACCGTCCTGATCATGGGGCTGACCTACAAGGAGAACGTACCCGATACCCGGGAAAGCCCGGTCAAAGAGATTGTCGCCCATCTGAAGGAGTTCGGGATCAACGTATACGGCTACGACCCCCTGCTCTCCACGAGCGAGATGGCGACCTTCGATCTTACGCCGCTCGAGAAGATAGACGTCACGGCCGATGCCGTCGTCGTCGCCGTCGCGCACGACCAGTTCCGGGATCTCTCGCTCGATCAGATAGGAGATATCATGAACTCGAGCAGGGTTCTGGTCGATGTCCGGGGAGCATTTGCCGACAGAAACCCTGCGGCAGACGGGTTCTACTATAAGCGGCTGTAA